In Stanieria sp. NIES-3757, the DNA window TTCAAAATCGTGAAAATTTCATTCATTTTTTGTGCTGCTTGATTTTAGTAAATAACTTGCCAATCGCTTTTGATGTAAGAGTTAAAGGTTTGACAACTTGTCAAACTTTGTGGAGTTTAATAGAAGAGAGTAAAAAATTGATAATTACTGCTTTTTCAATTAGTAAGAACATGAATTTTAAAGCTATTAGCTGTTAATTGTTAGCTTTTAGGCATTAGTCCAGAGTCAAGAGTTTATTGGTGATCCACCAATATAAAAACTGCTGTAAAGGTTGTTGTTCAGTCTAAATTAGCGATATTAATTTGAAACAAAAAAAGAAAAAATAATTTTTCTATGGAGGCGAATGGCAGTTCGCCCTTATGATATGTATTGCCTACCTTTTTAGTAGGGGCAAATTGCTCCTACTTTTCCTTTTTAATAAAAAATTAAACCCAAAATTCCTGCAATTGGAATAATGAAAACTACATCTACACGTAATTTTAAAATTGCCACAATCGCACCAATAAAGATTGCTAAACTAAGCCAGTGAATTTGTGCGGTTTGTCCGACAACAAAAGCAGCAATAAAAATCATGCCAATTACAGCAGGACGAATTCCTCTGAGGGCAGCTTGAACAACGACGGAATTTTTGATTGTTTCTAGTACATCAGAAAGAGTAACCATCAATAAAGCTGGTGGAAAAAAGATGCCTACTGTAGCAACAGTAGCTCCTAAAAATCCCTTAACTACATAACCAATAAAAGCTGCACTAATTAAAATCGGGCCGGGAGTAATTTGTCCCATGGCGATCGCATTACTAAATTCTGTTTGAGTTACCCATTGATAATTATTAACAACTATTTCTTGAATCATCGGAATAAAAACATAACCACCTCCAAAAAGCATTAAACTCATTCCAGAAAAAGTAATAAATAACTTGGCTAAACTGGTTTCTCCTAAGGGCAAAGGTACTAGTGATAAAGTTAGAAGTCCTACTAAAATAATTAAAGGAATTGCTATTTTTTCTAGAGATAGTTTTTGGTTAGGCAAAATAACTGATTCTTGTTGTAATTTTTTCGCGACTTGACGACGAAAACAATACCAACCAATCAACCCTGAAGTTAAAACAACAATTAAAGTTATATAAAATCCGCCAATTAATTGTAATAATAAAGCTGCCACAGTCGCGATCGCAATTTCTCGCCAACCTTTAATGGCTTTTTTGCTCATATTAATCGCAGCACACAAAATAATCGCTGTTACTGCGGGAATAAAACCAGCAAAAGCTTTATTAACTGCGGGAATTTCTCCTGCCTGGAGATAAAAAATAGTTAAACCGACAATTAAAATAAAGGAAGGTAATAAAACTGCGGTAGAAGCAATTAATGCACCTATACCACCTTTAATCCGATACCCAACATAAGCGATTACATTAGCAGCAACAGGCCCAGGAAGACAACTGGCTAAAGAAATTCCATCTAACATATCTTCATGGGTAAGCAGTTTGTGTTTTCCCACAATAATGTTTTCAACGACGGAAATTAAAGCCATCAAACCACCAAAGGCGGTACTACCAATTTTTAAAAATGTCCAAAATAAAGAAGAAGAAGATATAGATTCAGGCTGCCTCGATTCGTAATAGGTTAGATTTACTTTATCAATCATTTTATTGAGGGTTATTTTTTAAGAGTAGATACTTCTCGTTCAATTTGCCCTGGTAAATCTTAGTTTTAAATCTCGATGTTCTTAATTTTTACTAATAGAAACCAGGCTGGCAATTTTATTGTTAGGTGAAGAGAATTAGGTGATTGATTAATTCAAATTTTCCCTAATTCTCAATTATTAATGATTAAATAGCGACTAACTAAGCTGCTACTACATTACGAATCTGAATTTCTTGTAACAAATTAGCTTGTAAATCTCTTCTTTTAAGATCTTCAGGGTCTATTTGTTGAAGAATTTCTTCTTTTAAATTTTGGTTAATTTGATTGAAGTTTTTAATTGCTTGTTTCGTAAATTCAATTGATTCTCCTCTAGCAATTTTGACTCGTTCATAACCTAAAGCATCAAGCACATCTCCTGCTACTAATTCAAAAATCATTATTTCTTCGTCAGTGGCGTGTTTGAGAAACTTTTTGGTGTTATCTTTAATGACAGGTTTAGTAACATTACCCCACAAAGCACTAGAAGCAGCAGCATTGGAAGCTTCACTCGATTCGTGGAAATCAAGCATTGCGGGAGTATATTCTACTTGCAAAAAGTTACACAAACCTTGGAGAGTAGTTTCAGGATCGCTAGTAAGATTTTCATAGCTAACACTATAAAACTGATCTGCACCCAAGCGATCGCGCATTTGTAGAGCTAAACGTTGTGCTTTTGCCCAATTTTGAGCAATATTAAAGATATGTTTTTCTCCGACTACTGCTTTTTGAAAAGATAAAGCGACATCTCTTCCATCTCGATGCAAATATATATATTTAGCATCAGGAAGATAAGCATTAATTTCTGGTAAGTAAAAGACGTTAGCTAAACTTTTACAACACCATTGGTTGGCACCCCAAGTTTCAGCTAGGATATCGTATACAGCACAAAAAACAGCTACTAAAGAACGCTCCCTACAGCGACGAGCAACATCTGCTCTATCTAAATTTACACCGTCCCAAGGTACGGGGTTTAACTCTACCAAACGACAAACATCATCCACCAACGATTTAAATGATGCGGTTTGTTCTAAGTTTCCATACATAGAAAGCAAAGGCATCAGACGTTGCAAAATATGTGGAGGATGAGGGGCTGCTATTTCAGAAACTTGATTTAGCATTAAGCGTAGTAAGTTAGAACCAGATCTTTGAGTGCCAATCATTAAAAATCCCATAGTCTTTAGATACTCCTTGACAAAAATTTAGTTGCAGAAAATGAGGTGCAACATGGTTGGTGTTGCCCGTAACATAGATAAAATAATCTTTTCTAAAACAATGAAACTTTTTTGGGTTCTTGTTTTAATGGTTTTAGAGAAAGATATTGATTTAAATGAATATTTTTCTTTGCAATGAATTCAACTAATATAGTTGTTTTATTGGCTGATATTCTTTTGAATAAGGCAAGACTTTTCACGAGTCCTGTTATGGTTTGCTGTCGGCATTTGCATCATCATACTGTAAGTGATAGATCGTACGAAGCCAAACTTATAAGGGAGTCAGTGAAATTACTTGTTAAGGGTTGAATGCTTAATTGCTTTCTGATATATAGCTTGCTATGTTATGGCAATTTTTAACAGTGAATTTAAGGAAGTTAAGCAAAAAGATATGCAAAAATAGAGAATAAATACTTATTTTTTTTGATGAGTTATAAAATTTACACCATTAATACTTAAGTAAGACTCTTATTATAAAAATTTTTATCGCTCTGGATAAATCTTTTTTTAAAGATTTTAAATTAATAAATTAGTCAAAAAATTGTTAAGTAATAATTACGCAATATTTACCAAAATCCCTGAGTAAACTACGTAAAATTACTGATGACCAAGCAAAAACAGAAACGGAATCGCGGTATTATTCTCACACCTGAAGGGTTAGAAAAACTTGAAACAGCAAGAGCCGAGTTGGAATATATGGTGAATTTTGGGGAAAGGTTTACCTATGAAAAAATCAGCGAACTGACTAATTTAGACCTCAATACGATCAAAAAAATATTAGCTGGGAAAGAGGGAGTTGATAAGCGATCGCTCGAAAAATATTTTTTGGCTTTTAAGTTAAACCTAACGGAAGCATATTATACCAAACCTAATCCTCATCAACGTCAAGATTTGAATGAGGCAGTTTCCGTCGATCATTTTTTTGGACGTATCTCTCAACTCAATATTTTAAAAGATTGGCTACTTAAAGACCGCTGCCGATTAGTCACAATTGTGGGAATGGGCGGAATGGGCAAAACAACTTTATCAATTAAATGCGCTGAGCAAATTGGGGAAAAATTTGATTGCGTGGTCTGGAAATCTCTTCGCGATGCTCCACCAGTTGAAGAAATCTTAGCAAACCTAATCGAATTTGTCTCAGAAGGCAGGGAAACAAAAGCTAATTTACCTGAAAGAGTAGGGGAGAGAATTACAAGGTTAATCGATTATTTTCGTTCTCTACGCTGTCTCGTCTTACTAGACAATGCGGAATCACTAATGGATAGCGGTAGCCGAGTCGGAAAATATCGCCACGGATCCGAAGGCTATGGAGAACTTTTTAGAAGAGTAGGAGAAACAAATCATCTTAGCTGCTTAATGCTGACAACGCGAGAAAAGCCCAAAGAAGTAGCTATTTTGGAAGGAGAAAAACTTACAGTTCGTTCCTTGCAATTAGAAGGATTAAGCCAAGAAGAAGGACAAGAAATATTTAAAATCAGAGGACTTGCTGGTTCAGAATTAGAATTAAAAGCTTTAAGCGATCGCTATACAGGTAATCCTTTAGCCTTAAAAGTAGTAGCAACAACTATTCAAGATTTATTCGATGGCAATATTACTCAATTTTTAGACCAAGAAAATGCAGTTTTTGGCGATATTCGCGACATCTTAGACCAACAGTTTGAAAGATTATCAGATCTAGAAAAAGAGATTATGTATTGGCTAGCGATCGCTCGTGAGCCAATTTCGATTGCCCAATTACAAGAAGACTTGGTTTTGCAAGTATCGCCAATCAAATTACTAGAAGCACTTGAATCTTTATCAAGACGTTCTTTAATTGAAAAAAATGCTTCTCGCTTTACTCAGCAACCTGTAGTGATGGAGTATTTAATTAGTCGATTAATTGAGGAAGTTTGTGAAGAGATTGTCCGTCAGAAGCTTAGACTAATTCGAGATCATGCCCTCATTAAAGCCACGGCAAAAGACTATCTCAGAGAAAACCAAATTCGCTTCATTCTTCAGCCCATTATCAAAGGGCTTTTGGCTGTTTTAAGAAATAAAAAAGCTCTTGAAGAGCGATTAACTACAATTCTGGCAATGCTACGGGGAACATCTCCCCTAGAACAAGGCTATACAGCAGGAAATATTATTAATCTACTTTGTCAGTTAAAAACTGACTTAACTGATTATGATTTTTCTTCTTTGTGTGTTTGGCAAGCAGATTTACGTCAAGCACGCTTACATCAGGTTAATTTTCAAAATGCGGATTTAGCCAAATCAGTTTTTGCCGAAAATTTTGGAGGAATTTGGTCGGTAGCTTTTAGTCCTGATGGACAGTATTTAGCAGCAGGGGATACAAAAGGAGATATCCTTTTACGAAGAGTAGAAGATGGTCAACCAATTCGTAGTTTTAAAGGTCATCATGGTTGGATAGTTTCCCTTGCTTTTAGTCCTGATGGTAATCTCTTAGCTAGCGGAAGTTGTGACTGTACAGCCAAGCTATGGGAAGTAAGCACTGGTGAATGCCTTCATAGTTTAGAAGAACACGAACAAGAAGTATGGTCAGTTGCCTTTAGCCCCGATGGCAAAACCTTAGCTAGTGGTTGTGACGATCGTAAAGCAAGATTATGGAGTGTCAGTACGGGTAAATGTCTCAAAGTTTTCCAGGGTCATCTAAGTGAAGTACTCTCAGTCGTTTTTAGCCTAGATGGGCAGAAGCTGATCAGCGGTAGCCAAGATAATACAATCAGGTTCTGGGATATTGAGACTGAAAAGTGCAAAAAGATTTTACAGGCGCATGACGATGGAGTACGCTCGATTAGCATCAGTCCCGACGGTCAAATGCTTGCCAGTAGCAGTAATGATCGAACAGTAAAGTTATGGAATCTTAAAACAGACGAATGTCTCAATGTCTTTCAAGGTCATTCTAATGTTGTGTTGTCCGTCACTTTTTGTCCGCAGGGTAATCTTTTAGCGAGTACTGGTATTGATCAAACAGTAAGGTTATGGAGTGTAGAGACGGCAGAATGTCTTAAAGTATTCCCAGGTCATTCTAATATGATAAATTCCGTTGCTTTTAGTCCGCAGGGTAATATCTTAGCTAGTGGCAGTTACGACCAGACAGTAAAGTTATGGGATATTAATACCTATCAATGCTTCAAAACGCTTCAAGGATATAGCAACCAAGCACTTTCAGTTACTTTTAGTCCAAATGGTCAAATTTTAGTTAGTGGTGGTCACGACCAAAGGATAAGATTATGGAATCTCAATACTGGAAAAGTTGTAAAAACTTTGCACGATCATACTAATTGGATTTTTTCTGTAGCCTTTAATCCAAACAATAATCTCTTGGCAAGTGGTAGTGCAGACAAAACTGTAAAACTTTGGGATGTTAACACGGGAAAAGCAATCAAAACCTTTTGGGGACACCAAGCTGTAGTTCGTTCGATTATCTTTAGTTCTGATGGTCAAATCTTGGCAAGTGGTAGTGAAGATGGAACAATTAGGCTGTGGGATATTAATACTGGTAAAACGTTAAAAACTTTACGAGGACATCAAGCTGAAATCTGGTCAATTGCCCTCAGTTTTAATGGTCAAACCTTAGCTAGTGCTTCTTTTGATAAAACGGTTAAGTTATGGGATGTGTATACTGGTGAGTGTCTCCAGACCTTACATGGACATGATAGTTGGGTTTGGTCAATTGCCTTTAGTCCAGATAACCAAACTTTAGTCAGCACGAGTATCGATCAAACTATAAGATTTTGGCAGGTTAACAGTGGTGAATGTAAAAGAATTTGGAAAGACGATATAGGCAATTCTCAATTAGTTGCTTTTAGCAATGATGGTCAAATCTTGGCTAGTTGTAATCAAGACCACAATATTAGATTGTGGCAGCTTAGTACTGAAAAATGTTTTAAGGCTTTACATGGGCATACCGCTTTGGTTAATTCAATTAGTTTTAGTCCCGATGGTTACACCTTAGTCAGTGGTAGCGAAGATGAAACTATTAAACTTTGGGATTTAAAAAGTGGTAAGTGTGTCAAAACTCTAATAGTCGAGAAACCTTATGAGTCTATGAACATTACGGGAGTAAAGGGTTTGACTCAAGCGAAAATCAATAACCTCAAAGCATTAGGGGCGATTAACAGCTACTTTCAGTAGGAACAATTCATGATCTAAAGTTCGTTTGAATATTTATACTTTTGGTGATGATAAGGCAGGAAATATTTCAGTTATCAGTTATCAGTTATCAATAGGATAACCCCAATTAGGTCTTGAGAAGAGTCTAATCCGCTGCTGCTAAGTGATTCTCTTCACTTACCTCTATGTGTTGAAACTATTGATGAGATTGAAGAAATTATGGTAGAGCGTTGTAATACGCTTAATAATATGAAAAAAGAAATTAAAATAACGAAGGGGTATTGATTACCCCTCTATCAAATTACTGCGGGGGCGACAACTAATTCATAAAGCAGACTGTATAGAACCCATTTGAGATCTCTGACTGTAACCACAAGCTTTAATCTTTCTCGGTATAGCCATTATGTCAATCAATATTTCTGAAACACCTATTTTGAAGTTAAGTTGCTTAATATTGACGCTTTCTGAATAGTCTATTTTCAATACAAAAGATACCAAATGGGTTCTATAAGGAAAACAGCCCTCATACCTTTTCGATAATAGGACAGTCTCTCATGTTTTGGGAGATTGCCTTTCTCAATTTCACTCTACGCTTATCTTTCAAACCCGTTGTCGCCCCCGCAGGTGATGTTCTAATCTTTACTTGTACCGCTATAAAATAAAAAAAACAGCTTCTCAAAAGATGAGAAACTGTTAACCATCAGTTTAATTGTTAAAAACGCAAGGTTCGACTTTCCTGAAGTAGATAGCAAACACTTTGGTTTTAGTAGACTTGATTTTTAGAGATTAAAGAGTGATAATTAGACGCGATCGCATCGCGTTAAAATAAATTATTCCTTTCTTGTTACTAAATTAGTCCAGGGCCTTTGTGTCGCCAGTCGTGTTCGAGAGTTAATTTACCTTCTTCATCTTCAGACAACTCTTCAAGTAGATGACGACGTTCGGCTTTTATTTCTAACTCTTCTTCTCTCAAATCTCCAGGTTGAGAAACGTAAATTTCGGGTTCAACTGCGTAGTTATTAACAAGTCCTTCTTGGTCGATAGTATAGCCATCTCTGGTGTGAATATGTTCTTTATCGGCAGGGTTATCATGCTCGACATGACCAAAATGCTCACCTTCTCTGGCTTCTCGCGCTCCAGTTTCGGCTGGAATAATATGTGGATCGTAGTGAGGAATATTTGAATGAGAATCACTTTGAGCTTTCATTAGTTCCTCCTTGCTGGTTGAAGCAATGATATGAAACTGCTCAATGATTTTATTTTACAGCAGTTTTTAGATTAGTAGACCACATTAAAAACAAATAAACTGTTAGCTTTTAGTTATTAGCTATCTGACATATTTACTTCTCGTCATGCCGAGGTAACGAGGCATCTCAATAGGTATAGATTCATAACACAAAAATCCTGTAAGGGACGGGGCATACAAGGTCAGGGGGCGGTTGGCGAGGTTGCCTCGCCAACTTCAGACCCCCGTGCAGAATTGATTCCGCACACAACCCCTCCGAATCGCCATTCGCCCCTACTATAATGTCCTAATTTTATTAAATTAATTTTTCCAGACTGTCTAATAAATCTTTGGCAGTGTAGGGCTTAGGCAAAAAGCTAGTAATTCCAGCGTCTGCATCTTCACCTAACTTCTCATTTGAGGCTAATCCACTGGTAACAATAATTTTAAGTCCAGGGTTAATTTTGCGTAAAGCATGGATAGTAGTAGAGCCATCCATAGATGGCATCATCATATCCATCAATACCACAGCGATTTGATCTTGATGTTGAGCATAAAGAGCGATCGCTTCAATGCCATCCTTAGCAGTGAGAACATTGTAGTTATATTTTTTGAGCAAGGTTTTAGTAATTTCCCGAATTGCAAGTTCGTCATCTACAACGAGAATTAATTCTCCATGCCCTTTTGCTAAGTTAAGGTTTTCTGTTTGTTGCGGTTGAGGTTCTTCGGTTGCTGGCAAATACACTTTAAATTGAGTACCTTTGCCAAGTTCGCTGTACACTTTGAGAAAACCACCATGACTTTTGATAATACCCAATACCGTTGATAAACCAAGTCCTGTTCCTTGTCCCAACTCTTTGGTAGTAAAAAAAGGCTCAAATATTCTTTCTAATATTTCTGGTCGAATACCTGTTCCTGTATCGACAATACTAATGACAATATATGATCCAACTTGAGCATCAAGATCGATTTTGGCATAGTGTTCGTCAAGGAAAAGATTTTCAGCAGCAATAGTTAAAGTACCGCCATTAGGCATAGCATCACGAGCATTAATACACAGATTCATCAAGACTTGATGCAGTTGAGTTGCATCTGCCCAAACTGTCCAAAGGTTTTGGCTGGGAACATCTTTGATCACTTCGATAGATTTGGGAAATGTCTGTTGAGCGATTTGTCCCACTTCTGATAACAGATGTCTGACTTGGACTCGATGTTTCCTACCTTCTTCTTCGCGGGCAAAGGAGAGAATCTGCTTAACCAAAGCAGCCCCACGTCTAG includes these proteins:
- a CDS encoding chromate transporter, with amino-acid sequence MIDKVNLTYYESRQPESISSSSLFWTFLKIGSTAFGGLMALISVVENIIVGKHKLLTHEDMLDGISLASCLPGPVAANVIAYVGYRIKGGIGALIASTAVLLPSFILIVGLTIFYLQAGEIPAVNKAFAGFIPAVTAIILCAAINMSKKAIKGWREIAIATVAALLLQLIGGFYITLIVVLTSGLIGWYCFRRQVAKKLQQESVILPNQKLSLEKIAIPLIILVGLLTLSLVPLPLGETSLAKLFITFSGMSLMLFGGGYVFIPMIQEIVVNNYQWVTQTEFSNAIAMGQITPGPILISAAFIGYVVKGFLGATVATVGIFFPPALLMVTLSDVLETIKNSVVVQAALRGIRPAVIGMIFIAAFVVGQTAQIHWLSLAIFIGAIVAILKLRVDVVFIIPIAGILGLIFY
- a CDS encoding sulfotransferase — protein: MGFLMIGTQRSGSNLLRLMLNQVSEIAAPHPPHILQRLMPLLSMYGNLEQTASFKSLVDDVCRLVELNPVPWDGVNLDRADVARRCRERSLVAVFCAVYDILAETWGANQWCCKSLANVFYLPEINAYLPDAKYIYLHRDGRDVALSFQKAVVGEKHIFNIAQNWAKAQRLALQMRDRLGADQFYSVSYENLTSDPETTLQGLCNFLQVEYTPAMLDFHESSEASNAAASSALWGNVTKPVIKDNTKKFLKHATDEEIMIFELVAGDVLDALGYERVKIARGESIEFTKQAIKNFNQINQNLKEEILQQIDPEDLKRRDLQANLLQEIQIRNVVAA
- a CDS encoding WD-40 repeat-containing protein, producing MTKQKQKRNRGIILTPEGLEKLETARAELEYMVNFGERFTYEKISELTNLDLNTIKKILAGKEGVDKRSLEKYFLAFKLNLTEAYYTKPNPHQRQDLNEAVSVDHFFGRISQLNILKDWLLKDRCRLVTIVGMGGMGKTTLSIKCAEQIGEKFDCVVWKSLRDAPPVEEILANLIEFVSEGRETKANLPERVGERITRLIDYFRSLRCLVLLDNAESLMDSGSRVGKYRHGSEGYGELFRRVGETNHLSCLMLTTREKPKEVAILEGEKLTVRSLQLEGLSQEEGQEIFKIRGLAGSELELKALSDRYTGNPLALKVVATTIQDLFDGNITQFLDQENAVFGDIRDILDQQFERLSDLEKEIMYWLAIAREPISIAQLQEDLVLQVSPIKLLEALESLSRRSLIEKNASRFTQQPVVMEYLISRLIEEVCEEIVRQKLRLIRDHALIKATAKDYLRENQIRFILQPIIKGLLAVLRNKKALEERLTTILAMLRGTSPLEQGYTAGNIINLLCQLKTDLTDYDFSSLCVWQADLRQARLHQVNFQNADLAKSVFAENFGGIWSVAFSPDGQYLAAGDTKGDILLRRVEDGQPIRSFKGHHGWIVSLAFSPDGNLLASGSCDCTAKLWEVSTGECLHSLEEHEQEVWSVAFSPDGKTLASGCDDRKARLWSVSTGKCLKVFQGHLSEVLSVVFSLDGQKLISGSQDNTIRFWDIETEKCKKILQAHDDGVRSISISPDGQMLASSSNDRTVKLWNLKTDECLNVFQGHSNVVLSVTFCPQGNLLASTGIDQTVRLWSVETAECLKVFPGHSNMINSVAFSPQGNILASGSYDQTVKLWDINTYQCFKTLQGYSNQALSVTFSPNGQILVSGGHDQRIRLWNLNTGKVVKTLHDHTNWIFSVAFNPNNNLLASGSADKTVKLWDVNTGKAIKTFWGHQAVVRSIIFSSDGQILASGSEDGTIRLWDINTGKTLKTLRGHQAEIWSIALSFNGQTLASASFDKTVKLWDVYTGECLQTLHGHDSWVWSIAFSPDNQTLVSTSIDQTIRFWQVNSGECKRIWKDDIGNSQLVAFSNDGQILASCNQDHNIRLWQLSTEKCFKALHGHTALVNSISFSPDGYTLVSGSEDETIKLWDLKSGKCVKTLIVEKPYESMNITGVKGLTQAKINNLKALGAINSYFQ
- a CDS encoding hypothetical protein (hypothetical protein Npun_F3789), with the translated sequence MKAQSDSHSNIPHYDPHIIPAETGAREAREGEHFGHVEHDNPADKEHIHTRDGYTIDQEGLVNNYAVEPEIYVSQPGDLREEELEIKAERRHLLEELSEDEEGKLTLEHDWRHKGPGLI